CACTTGGGGTCCTTCAATAACTATTCTGTCACCCACTTTGAACACTGGGCATTTTCCTCTAATTTCTATGACATTTATAATCAGTTTCCCCATGATACCACCGAAATGTAAATAAGGCTTTAAGTTCAAAAGATTAATTCAGATGTGGATGGCCGACTGTAATTTTAACGATAATTCTCATGGTGGTGCTCAAGGTGTCAGAGGATATTGAAGCGAAAATTAGAAGGTTGAGAGAGTTAGGAAAGGCAACTGCCGAGCAGGAAACTAGGCCTTCCAAGCCTGCTGTGACAAGACCTCCGAGAAGAGTTTCTAAAATTGGAAGTCTTAGAGAAAGAGAAAGAAAAAGAAGAATTATAATTGGAGCTGCAATCGTGATTATAATACTCTTGGCGATTTCATTTGCCGCTTATACTTATTACCAGAATAGAACCCTCAGGGAGTTAGAGAAAGCGAAACAGCAAAAAATTGCTGAGGTCAATAGGTATTTTACAGGGGAACTTGCCAATGATACTGCCAAATTTGAGCTGATCAAACAAATTCAAGCTGCTAAAAGTATTGAGGAGCTTAACAAGATTGATGTGAAGAAAGTCTATGAGGAACGTTTGGCTGAGTTGCAGAGAAGAAAAGAGGAAGAAGCCAAGAAAAAAGCTCTTGAAGAGCTAAACAAAGCCAAAGCTCAGCAAATATCTGCAATTGAGCAAGCATTTGAACCGCTGTTGGCTCAGCCTCTTCCGGAAGATTTGAAAAATAAGGCAATTAAGAAATTAAATCAACTTAAACAGGAAGTTGAGAATGCTCAAAGTAAGGAACAAGTTCTCGCCGTTGATCCCACCCCATATCTGATGGACTTATGGAAAGAATACTATTATTACTTAATTGATTCTATTCCAACTCAAAAGGTAATTCTGAAGAAGGGTGAGGAGAAGAGAATATATACAAAAATTGAAGCCAAATACGTAATCAGTAAAATAACAGATCTCGGAGAGCTCCTTCAATATACAATTGAAAAAGCGGAAATGGTGCAAATTGCCCTTGTGTTAACAAGAGACAGGATAAACGGGGCATTTCTTTCACCGGGTGATAAGATCAAAATTTATGCTAAAAATGGTACAAAAGGCCAATACATTAAGATTGCAGATGAGGGGTATGTTGATTTGGTGCTCCTCCCTACTACAGCGGGTCAAATTTCACTGAGCGAATCTCAGAGTGAGGGAAGTACGGTTTCGACGTCATCAACTACATCCTATTCAGAATCGCACTCAACAAGCTACACTCCCGGAGATACTACAATAACAAATGCTCAAAATACAAATAACCAATATTCTACAACTCAATCAAGCAGTGACAGCTCCAGTGCATATTATAATTATAATGTCAACTTGGCTGAAGTTCTGAAAGCAATTGCAGCTGGAAAAATCGAAGCTCCAGAGGATGTTAAGGAACAACTCTCACAGTATGGATGGAAAATTATTGATCTCGAAAAAGACTCAGGCATGCTTGTGCTCGATCCTACGGCCAGATTCCTTGTAATAATCGAAGTTCCGGCTGAATTTGTTACGGACATATTAAACCATAAGGACATGATCTATATTGCAAAAATCACGGGGTGACAGACAATGAAAAGGTCTCTCCTTTCATTTTTCCTTGTTTTT
Above is a genomic segment from Thermococcus sp. SY098 containing:
- a CDS encoding DUF515 domain-containing protein is translated as MSEDIEAKIRRLRELGKATAEQETRPSKPAVTRPPRRVSKIGSLRERERKRRIIIGAAIVIIILLAISFAAYTYYQNRTLRELEKAKQQKIAEVNRYFTGELANDTAKFELIKQIQAAKSIEELNKIDVKKVYEERLAELQRRKEEEAKKKALEELNKAKAQQISAIEQAFEPLLAQPLPEDLKNKAIKKLNQLKQEVENAQSKEQVLAVDPTPYLMDLWKEYYYYLIDSIPTQKVILKKGEEKRIYTKIEAKYVISKITDLGELLQYTIEKAEMVQIALVLTRDRINGAFLSPGDKIKIYAKNGTKGQYIKIADEGYVDLVLLPTTAGQISLSESQSEGSTVSTSSTTSYSESHSTSYTPGDTTITNAQNTNNQYSTTQSSSDSSSAYYNYNVNLAEVLKAIAAGKIEAPEDVKEQLSQYGWKIIDLEKDSGMLVLDPTARFLVIIEVPAEFVTDILNHKDMIYIAKITG